One window of Nocardia sp. NBC_00508 genomic DNA carries:
- a CDS encoding helix-turn-helix domain-containing protein, giving the protein MSSPDELLTTGQAARLLGCTRQHVVDLCERGELPYTSVGTHRRIRRRDLDALVAGGLTRDQEKSLWQHRVVAGRLAVDPDSVLAKAQRNVRRLREIHPSGMTTAWLDQWQEILDSGIDAVFDALTSRAGWAVELRQNSPFAGVLDTEEREAALSSFGKYWRRKHVA; this is encoded by the coding sequence ATGTCATCGCCGGACGAACTGTTGACCACCGGTCAGGCGGCGCGCCTATTGGGCTGCACCCGCCAGCATGTGGTCGACCTGTGTGAACGGGGCGAACTTCCGTATACGTCGGTGGGCACGCACCGACGTATACGCCGTCGAGATCTGGACGCACTCGTAGCGGGTGGCCTTACCCGCGACCAGGAGAAGTCGCTGTGGCAGCACCGCGTGGTTGCCGGTCGGCTGGCCGTCGACCCAGACTCGGTGTTGGCCAAGGCGCAGCGGAACGTGCGACGACTCCGAGAGATCCACCCGTCCGGGATGACAACGGCGTGGCTCGATCAGTGGCAGGAAATCTTGGACTCCGGTATCGACGCCGTGTTCGATGCACTGACTTCGCGCGCGGGATGGGCGGTCGAACTCCGGCAGAACAGTCCTTTTGCTGGAGTCCTCGACACCGAGGAACGTGAGGCCGCGCTGTCGTCGTTCGGTAAGTACTGGCGCCGGAAGCATGTTGCATGA
- a CDS encoding LysE family translocator, whose protein sequence is MPHWVDVLPQFLLACLILAALPGPATALFLQRAVRDGRAAGLAAVAGNEIGVLGWTLAGGAGLSVLLVANRAMHAAVHIVGALVLIWLGVQAWRGARGGGEFGSSMTKLLPSGRTPGSAFRASLVSIAANPKAAVFGLTILPQFLPTSGPVLPTVVILALIQLVIDTAWCVGVVSAADRAGAWLRRSGIRQRVERALGAILVALGLGLAADAR, encoded by the coding sequence ATGCCGCACTGGGTTGATGTTCTTCCCCAATTCCTCTTGGCTTGCTTGATTCTTGCGGCGCTGCCAGGACCGGCGACCGCTTTGTTCCTGCAGCGCGCCGTGCGCGATGGACGCGCGGCCGGGCTGGCGGCCGTGGCCGGCAACGAGATCGGTGTGCTCGGCTGGACGCTTGCGGGCGGGGCGGGGCTGTCGGTGCTCCTGGTCGCGAACCGGGCGATGCATGCGGCGGTGCACATCGTCGGCGCGCTGGTGTTGATCTGGCTCGGCGTACAGGCGTGGCGAGGTGCACGCGGCGGCGGCGAGTTCGGTAGCTCGATGACGAAGCTGCTGCCCTCGGGGCGCACGCCCGGCTCCGCCTTCCGCGCGTCGCTGGTCTCGATCGCGGCGAACCCGAAGGCGGCCGTCTTCGGTCTGACGATCCTGCCGCAGTTCCTTCCCACCAGCGGGCCGGTGCTGCCGACGGTGGTGATCCTGGCGCTCATCCAGCTGGTGATCGACACCGCCTGGTGCGTCGGCGTGGTCTCGGCCGCCGACCGCGCGGGCGCCTGGCTGCGCCGCAGCGGCATCCGGCAGCGGGTCGAGCGCGCGCTCGGCGCGATCCTGGTCGCCCTCGGCCTCGGCCTCGCCGCCGACGCCCGCTGA